The genome window GGGCGCAGGCGGTCAGCCCCGCGAGGGTCAGGGCCGCGACGGGGGCGAGGAGTCTGGCGGCGAGCTTCATGAAGTTGTTCCTCCGGAGGGGGGAGCGGAGTGTTGCATTCTCTGCAACGGGCGTTCTGCTCTGTACAACACACCGGAGGCTAGGGAGTACATGGACATGACCACAAGAGGTCTCAACCACCTTGTGATCCGGGGAAGCGCTCTGTGCAACGGCGAGGGCGCGACAGAGCTCGGGGGTACGCGTTTCGTCGGCGGGTGCCACTGAGTGGGGGCTGGTCGCGCGGTTCCCCGCGCCCCTTAAAAGCACCGGGCGCGACCCCTTGCTTCCAAGGGGCGCGGGGAACCGCGCGAGCAACCACGATCCACCCGCACCCGCCGACGAAACGCGTACCCCCGAGCCGATCGCGCCCCGGGTTACTTCTTGCCGTCGCCCTCGTCGCCGCCCGCGCCGAGGGATTCGAAGATCTCCTTGCACATGGGGCACACGGGGTACTTCTTCGGGTCACGGCCCGGGACCCACACCTTGCCGCACAACGCCACGACGGGCGTGCCGTCGAGGGCGCTCGCCATGATCTTGTCCTTCTGGACGTAGTGGGCGAAGCGCTCGTGGTCGCCATCGCCGTGCGACGTCTGCGGCGTCGGCTCGACGAGGGTCCCCGTACCAGTACCGCGCTCGGGCTCAAGAGTGCTCATGACGCCAAGGGTACTGAAGCTCACAGGCATCAGTTGAGCGAAGGGTCGTCCGGGTAGGTGGCCACCATCGCGAGTTCGCCGCGCTGGCGGCGCAGCACCTCGCGCCAGAGCCGCTCCGGGCAGGGGCAGGAGACGTCGCCGGGTTCGGACTCGACGACGTACCAGGCGCCCTCCACCAGTTCGTCCTCCAACTGGCCGGGCCCCCAGCCCGCGTACCCGGCGAAGATGCGCAGCGAGCCGAGCGCGGAGGCCAGCAGCTCCGGCGGGGCCTCCAGGTCGACGAGGCCGATCGCGCCGTGGACGCGCTTCCAGCCGAGCGGGGCCCGGTCCACGGAGCCGCCGCCGGGGATCACCGCGACGCCCAGCGCCGAGTCCAGTTGCACCGGGCCGCCCTGGAAGACGACCCCCGGTTCGCCGGCGAGGTCCGCCCAGCCCTCCAGGATGTCGCCGACGCCCACCGGGGTCGGCCGGTTGAGGACCACGCCGAGCGAGCCCTTCTCGTCGTGGTCGAGGAGCAGCACGACCGCGCGGTCGAAGTTCGGGTCCGCCAGGGCGGGAGTGGCCACGAGCAGCCGCCCTGTGAGCGAGGACACCTCGGTCATGCCAGACATGATCCCGCATCCTGCCCGCGCGCGGGGAGCCAATCCCCCGAGCGGTGTGCGCGCAGCTCACGGCGAGGGGGAGCGGATGGGGCGCACGGCCGTGGCGGTGACCCCCCGTGGCCGGTGGTGAACGGTTCGTGTTGTGGCAAACCCATGACGTGGCTGAGAAGTACTTGGGCTTACGGAAGGGGGGTGGGCGGCGATTACGCTAGCTCTCCGGCTCGCGCCGCGCCGACCCCCGCACAACGGGTCCGTCGGCCGTCCGCCCACGCCGTAACGCCTCTGCCCAACTCCACGGAACGCGAGATCCATGACCGTCAACGGCTCTGACGACGTACTGCTTGTACACGGCGGCACCCCGCTCAGTGGCGAGATCCGTGTCCGCGGTGCGAAGAACCTCGTACCCAAGGCCATGGTCGCCGCGCTGCTCGGCAGCGGTCCGAGCCGGCTGCGCAACGTGCCGGACATCCGCGACGTACGGGTGGTGCGCGGACTGCTGCAGCTGCATGGCGTAACGGTCCGCCCGGGTGACGAGCCGGGCGAGCTGGTGATGGACCCGACGAACGTGGAGAGCGCGAACGTCGCCGACATCGACGCCCACGCGGGTTCGT of Streptomyces phaeolivaceus contains these proteins:
- a CDS encoding YqgE/AlgH family protein — translated: MTEVSSLTGRLLVATPALADPNFDRAVVLLLDHDEKGSLGVVLNRPTPVGVGDILEGWADLAGEPGVVFQGGPVQLDSALGVAVIPGGGSVDRAPLGWKRVHGAIGLVDLEAPPELLASALGSLRIFAGYAGWGPGQLEDELVEGAWYVVESEPGDVSCPCPERLWREVLRRQRGELAMVATYPDDPSLN
- a CDS encoding DUF3039 domain-containing protein, with product MSTLEPERGTGTGTLVEPTPQTSHGDGDHERFAHYVQKDKIMASALDGTPVVALCGKVWVPGRDPKKYPVCPMCKEIFESLGAGGDEGDGKK